A part of Rhinolophus ferrumequinum isolate MPI-CBG mRhiFer1 chromosome 11, mRhiFer1_v1.p, whole genome shotgun sequence genomic DNA contains:
- the LOC117031202 gene encoding olfactory receptor 2D3 produces the protein MGKENQTYVTVFVFLGLSQDPQTQVLLFFLFLIIYLLTVLGNLLIIVLIHRDSRLHTPMYFFLRNLSFADLCFSTTTVPQVLIHFLVKRKTISFAGCSTQIVVLLLVGCTECALLAVMSYDRYVAVCKPLRYSTIMTHWVCVQLAIGSWASGAFVSLVDTAFTLHLPYRGNNIINHFFCEPPALLKLASADTYSTEMAIFVMGVVILLAPVSLILVSYWNIVCTVIQIQSGEGRLKIFSTCGSHLIVVVLFYGSAIFAYMRPNSKIMNERDKMISVFYSAVTPMLNPIIYSLRNKDVKAALRRVTAK, from the coding sequence atgggaaaagaaaaccaaacctaTGTGACTGTATTTGTCTTCCTGGGCCTTTCACAGGATCCACAGACACAAGTcctgctcttcttcctttttctgatcATCTACCTACTGACTGTGCTGGGAAATCTGCTTATCATTGTGCTCATTCACAGAGACTCCAGACTCCACACACCAATGTACTTTTTCCTTAGAAATTTGTCCTTTGCTGATCTCTGTTTTTCTACTACCACAGTTCCCCAGGTGCTAATTCACTTCCtggtaaagaggaaaacaatttcCTTTGCTGGATGTTCAACACAGATAGTTGTTTTACTTCTGGTTGGCTGTACAGAGTGTGCGCTGCTGGCAGTGATGTCCTATGACCGCTacgtggctgtctgcaagccccTGCGCTATTCCACTATCATGACACATTGGGTATGTGTCCAGCTGGCCATAGGGTCCTGGGCTAGTGGAGCAtttgtgtctcttgtagacaCCGCATTCACGTTGCATCTGCCCTATCGAGGGAACAATATCATTAACCACTTTTTTTGTGAGCCTCCTGCACTCCTGAAGCTGGCTTCAGCAGACACCTACAGCACAGAAATGGCCATCTTTGTAATGGGTGTGGTCATCCTCTTAGCTCCTGTCTCCCTGATCCTGGTCTCCTACTGGAATATTGTCTGTACTGTGATTCAGATACAgtctggggaggggaggctcaAGATTTTCTCTACCTGTGGCTCCCATCTCATTGTTGTTGTCCTCTTCTATGGCTCAGCAATATTTGCCTACATGAGGCCAAACTCCAAGATAATGAATGAAAGGGATAAAATGATCTCGGTATTCTACTCAGCAGTGACGCCCATGCTGAACCCCATCATTTACAGTCTGAGGAACAAGGATGTCAAAGCGGCTCTCAGGAGAGTGACTGCAAAATAG
- the LOC117030824 gene encoding olfactory receptor 2AG2-like, translating into MEQLRMEHWNSTLGSGFLLTGILKDSGSPELLCATISALYLMALTSNGLLLLVITKDVRLHVPMYLLLGQLSLMDLLFTSVVTPKALVDFLRSEPTISFGGCALQMFLALSLGGAEDLLLAFMAYDRYVAICHPLNYMVLVSPRVCWLMVATSWVLPSLSALGHTLYTMHYPFCMSRKIRHLLCEIPPLLKLACADTSRYQLMVYVTGVTFLLLPLSVIVTSYTLILFTVLHMPSNEGRQKALVTCSSHLTVVGMFYGAATFMYVLPSSLHSPKQDNISAVFYTIVTPALNPLIYSLRNKEVMGAVRRFLGKYILPTQSTF; encoded by the coding sequence ATGGAACAGCTCAGAATGGAGCACTGGAACTCCACCCTGGGAAGTGGCTTCTTACTGACGGGGATCCTGAAGGACAGTGGGTCTCCTGAGCTGCTCTGTGCCACAATCTCAGCCCTGTACCTGATGGCCCTGACCAGCAATGGCCTGCTGCTCTTGGTTATCACAAAGGATGTCCGTCTCCACGTACCCATGTACCTCTTGCTTGGGCAGCTCTCATTGATGGACCTCCTCTTCACATCTGTTGTCACTCCCAAGGCCCTCGTGGACTTTCTGCGTAGTGAACCCACCATTTCCTTTGGGGGTTGTGCCCTTCAGATGTTTCTGGCACTGAGCCTGGGTGGTGCAGAGGACCTCCTACTGGCCTTCATGGCCTATGACAGGTATGTGGCCATTTGTCATCCTCTGAACTACATGGTCCTCGTGAGTCCGAGAGTCTGCTGGCTCATGGTGGCCACATCCTGGGTGCTGCCATCCCTAAGTGCTCTAGGACATACCTTGTATACCATGCACTATCCCTTCTGCATGTCCCGGAAAATCAGGCACCTGCTCTGTGAGATTCCACCTCTGCTGAAGTTGGCCTGTGCAGATACTTCCAGATATCAGCTCATGGTGTATGTAACGGGTGTGACTTTCCTCTTGCTCCCTCTTTCTGTCATTGTTACCTCCTACACACTAATCCTATTTACTGTGCTCCACATGCCCTCAAATGAGGGGCGGCAGAAAGCCCTAGTCACCTGTTCTTCTCACCTGACTGTGGTCGGGATGTTCTATGGAGCTGCCACATTCATGTACGTCCTGCCCAGTTCCCTCCACAGCCCCAAGCAAGACAACATCAGTGCTGTTTTCTACACAATTGTCACTCCAGCCCTGAACCCCCTCATCTACAGCCTGAGGAATAAGGAGGTCATGGGGGCCGTGAGGAGGTTCCTGGGAAAATACATATTGCCAACACAGTCCACCTTCTAG